AGATCGCGCTGGCATTGTCCGAGCTCGGCGCGATCAGCGAGCGGCGCATCGCGACGCTGGTCGATCCCGCGCTGAACTTCGGCCTGCCGCCGTTCCTGACGCCGGAGCCGGGCCTGAACTCCGGCTTCATGATCGCCGAGGTGACGGCCGCGGCGCTGTTCGCCGAAAACAAGCAGCGCGCGCTGCCGTGCTCGATCGACTCGACGCCGACCAGCGCCAACCAGGAAGACCACGTCTCGATGGCTGCACATGCGGCGCGCCGGTTGTACGACATGGCCGACAATCTCGCTGCTATCATCGGCATCGAGCTGCTCGTCGCCGCCCAAGGCATCGAGCTGCGAGCGCCGCACGGCACCAGCGCGGCGCTGTCTGCTGTCATTGCCGCGCTTCGCGCGCATGTGCCGGCGCTGGTGCACGACCGCTACATGGCCGACGATCTCGCCAATGCGGCCGCGCTCGTCGGTGGCGGTGTGCTGGCCACGGTTGCAACGCATGCACTCGGACGCGATCCGTTTCCCAAGCTTGGATGAGAGGGACCCATGAACCGACGCCTGGACAACGAACGGGTGATCCGCGCTCCCCGTGGCAGCGACATCAGCGCCAAGAGCTGGCTCACCGAAGCGCCCTTGCGCATGCTGATGAACAATCTCGATCCTGATGTGGCGGAGAAGCCGAGCGAACTGATCGTCTATGGCGGCATCGGCCGCGCCGCGCGCGACTGGGACAGCTTTGATCGCATCGTCGCCTCCTTGCGCAAGCTCGAGGCGGACCAGACGCTGGTCGTGCAGTCGGGCAAGCCGGTCGGCATCTTCCGCACCCATCCGGATGCGCCGCGCGTCTTGATCGCCAACTCCAACATCGTGCCGCATTGGGCGACGCTCGATCACTTCAATGCGCTCGATAGAATGGGCCTGATGATGTACGGCCAGATGACGGCCGGCTCCTGGATCTATATCGGCAGCCAGGGCATCGTGCAGGGCACCTACGAGACATTCGTCGAAGTCGGCCGCCGTCACTACAACGGTGATCTCTCCGGCAAGTGGATTCTGACCGCGGGCCTCGGCGGCATGGGCGGCGCGCAGCCGCTTGCGGCGACCATGGCCGGCGCCTCGATGCTCGCCGTCGAATGCCAGCCGAGCCGCATCGAGATGCGGCTGCGCACCGGCTATCTCGATCGCCAGGCCACGACGCTAGACGAGGCGCTGGCGCTGATGGCCGACGCCGCGACGACCAAGAAGGCGGTGTCGGTCGGCCTGCTCGGCAATGCCGCCGAGATATTCCCCGAGCTCGTGCGTCGTGGCGTGCGGCCGGATATCGTCACCGACCAGACCAGCGCGCATGATCCGATCAACGGCTATCTGCCGAAGGGCTGGACTCTCGCAGAGTGGGAAGCCAAGCGTGCTTCGGAGCCGAAGGCGGTCGAGCAGGCGTCGAAGACGTCGATGGTCGGCCACGTCCAGGCGATGCTCGACTTCCACGCCATGGGCATTCCGACGCTCGACTATGGCAACAACATCCGCCAGATGGCAAAGGACATGGGCCTCGCGAATGCCTTCGATTTTCCGGGCTTCGTGCCGGCGTATATCCGTCCGTTGTTCTGCCGCGGCATCGGCCCGTTCCGCTGGGCGGCGCTGTCGGGCGATCCGGAGGACATCTACAAGACCGACGCCAAGGTGAAGGAGCTGTTGCCGGACAACAAGCACCTGCACAACTGGCTCGACATGGCGAGGCAGCGCATCAAGTTCCAGGGCCTGCCGGCGCGGATCTGCTGGGTCGGGCTCGGCGATCGCCATCGCCTTGGGCTTGCCTTCAACGAGATGGTCGCCCGCGGCGAATTGAAGGCGCCGATCGTGATCGGCCGTGACCATCTCGATTCCGGCTCGGTGGCGAGCCCGAACCGCGAGACCGAGGCGATGAAGGATGGCTCGGACGCAGTGTCCGACTGGCCGCTGCTCAACGCACTGCTCAATTGTGCGAGCGGCGCCACCTGGGTGTCGTTGCATCATGGCGGCGGCGTCGGCATCGGCTATTCGCAGCATGCCGGCATGGTGATCGTCGCCGACGGCACGGCGGACGCTGCGCGGCGGCTGGAACGCGTGCTGTGGAACGACCCGGCGACCGGCGTGATGCGCC
This region of Bradyrhizobium sp. SZCCHNS1050 genomic DNA includes:
- the hutU gene encoding urocanate hydratase; the encoded protein is MNRRLDNERVIRAPRGSDISAKSWLTEAPLRMLMNNLDPDVAEKPSELIVYGGIGRAARDWDSFDRIVASLRKLEADQTLVVQSGKPVGIFRTHPDAPRVLIANSNIVPHWATLDHFNALDRMGLMMYGQMTAGSWIYIGSQGIVQGTYETFVEVGRRHYNGDLSGKWILTAGLGGMGGAQPLAATMAGASMLAVECQPSRIEMRLRTGYLDRQATTLDEALALMADAATTKKAVSVGLLGNAAEIFPELVRRGVRPDIVTDQTSAHDPINGYLPKGWTLAEWEAKRASEPKAVEQASKTSMVGHVQAMLDFHAMGIPTLDYGNNIRQMAKDMGLANAFDFPGFVPAYIRPLFCRGIGPFRWAALSGDPEDIYKTDAKVKELLPDNKHLHNWLDMARQRIKFQGLPARICWVGLGDRHRLGLAFNEMVARGELKAPIVIGRDHLDSGSVASPNRETEAMKDGSDAVSDWPLLNALLNCASGATWVSLHHGGGVGIGYSQHAGMVIVADGTADAARRLERVLWNDPATGVMRHADAGYEDAIACAEANGLDLPSLVR